The following are encoded together in the Gloeomargarita sp. SRBZ-1_bins_9 genome:
- a CDS encoding WYL domain-containing protein: MRLLTEKPRWRRELVVALEGWLEQQKQPVGDLEQKVVRAIRRLRDCGFEIRSGPHRPYELVASAFPVLLSVEQRRALALGTHLLAALGFNREAHHLLQVGRLQETDFPRALKAEFHPPVDYSEPHYQVLLADLQERMRQRRRFVVRYRASSGQESQWDCDYSELRWHNGVLYLFAWVPNPPIPLVRRLPSPSVEENFTLRVDRIVGVGPASKVPWRRQCFPTLTVRYRLYGELATYQPRRPYEQVVATAADGTFVDLEATVDSLFWLRQRLLQYGAQAQVLEPDWFAQELSQELQRAYQRYGLQG; encoded by the coding sequence TTGCGGCTTTTGACGGAGAAACCCCGGTGGCGACGGGAGTTGGTGGTGGCTTTGGAGGGTTGGCTGGAGCAGCAGAAGCAACCGGTGGGGGACCTGGAGCAAAAGGTGGTGCGAGCCATTCGCCGACTGCGGGACTGTGGGTTTGAGATTCGCAGTGGCCCCCATCGTCCCTACGAGCTAGTGGCTTCAGCGTTTCCAGTGCTGCTGTCGGTCGAGCAAAGGCGAGCATTGGCGCTAGGGACCCACCTACTGGCGGCGCTGGGGTTCAACCGGGAAGCGCATCACCTGCTGCAGGTGGGACGGCTCCAGGAAACGGACTTTCCCAGGGCCTTGAAGGCGGAGTTTCACCCCCCCGTTGATTACAGCGAACCCCACTACCAGGTGTTGCTGGCCGATTTGCAGGAGCGGATGCGGCAGCGGCGGCGTTTTGTGGTCCGCTACCGAGCGTCCTCGGGGCAGGAGAGTCAGTGGGATTGCGATTACTCGGAACTGCGCTGGCACAATGGGGTGTTGTACTTGTTTGCCTGGGTGCCGAATCCCCCCATTCCCCTAGTGCGTCGCCTGCCCTCGCCCAGTGTGGAAGAAAACTTCACCCTGCGGGTGGACCGGATCGTCGGGGTGGGTCCCGCGTCAAAGGTTCCCTGGCGCCGCCAATGTTTTCCCACTTTGACCGTGCGCTATCGGTTATACGGGGAGCTGGCAACCTACCAACCCCGGCGGCCCTACGAACAGGTAGTGGCCACTGCTGCGGATGGAACGTTCGTGGACTTGGAGGCAACGGTGGATTCCCTATTTTGGTTGCGCCAGCGATTGTTGCAATACGGTGCCCAGGCCCAGGTGCTGGAACCGGATTGGTTTGCTCAAGAATTGAGTCAGGAACTGCAGCGGGCGTATCAAAGATATGGCTTGCAGGGGTAG
- the cas3 gene encoding type I-D CRISPR-associated helicase Cas3', translating into MEEAPNFAASSGQSCPLFQHQAETWAALQQGQANVIFNTAPTGAGKTLAALGLGLCQPNQRTMALYPTIELIEDQVRSLRGWHERLGQDFDQRVEHLYGEELSRRVVQGTSSRFEVLAQAIQQKPLLLTNPDIFHLIAHFRYRDPHYSSDLLPLALADFPHVWVADEFHLFGAHQEAAMLNTMVFLRAVRGDQRPYRFVFTSATPNPAFQDQLQQAGFKVQEINCRSVAQDTPGYALVAQPVTLEFVQLTREQTASDWLLDHAEVIRQILQAESPGRGLVILNSLAQVTQVARQLRERLPEVMVREISGRMDRRQRAQTQALLHQAQQPVLVVATSAADVGVDFRIHLLITEGSNSATVIQRLGRVGRHPGFGVYRAYVLIAGSTPWVSERLRQQWQSEQPVARPHLVEIIRQAFDPPPTFPEYQRRWGALQAQGLLWQMRQEHGAVFQQTYERMVAALQQVYGQQLQPRLGGWRRLADQGDLGRAIQQELLRFRGGTTLQAAVWDEHSFYTYDLLRLLPYVDVELLTREDFLQAVESAGFSPLAFPPEGITLYLRVRKWREQRLLVKLQCHQPATNLRTGELTLLTGVAVSGPPHVREISQVLARQKLLAFLVPLSDQQSADTVRRHLRLSALFGLYDLQDGDGYRYACAFNQDALLLEALRSRLTPFLRNDHSSLIF; encoded by the coding sequence ATGGAAGAGGCTCCCAACTTTGCGGCGTCCTCAGGGCAAAGTTGTCCCCTGTTCCAGCACCAGGCTGAAACTTGGGCAGCCCTACAGCAGGGGCAAGCCAATGTTATTTTCAACACCGCCCCTACGGGTGCCGGGAAAACCCTGGCGGCATTGGGGTTGGGGTTGTGCCAGCCGAACCAGCGGACTATGGCCCTTTATCCCACCATTGAACTGATTGAGGACCAGGTGCGCAGTTTACGGGGGTGGCACGAGCGGTTGGGACAGGATTTCGACCAGCGGGTGGAGCATTTATACGGGGAGGAACTCAGTCGGCGGGTGGTCCAGGGCACCAGCAGCCGGTTTGAGGTATTGGCCCAGGCGATCCAGCAAAAACCCCTCCTACTGACCAACCCGGATATTTTCCATCTGATCGCCCATTTCCGTTACCGAGACCCCCACTACAGTAGTGATTTGCTGCCCCTGGCGCTGGCGGATTTTCCCCATGTATGGGTAGCCGATGAGTTTCACCTGTTTGGGGCGCACCAGGAGGCTGCCATGTTGAATACCATGGTTTTTCTGCGGGCGGTCCGAGGGGACCAGCGGCCCTACCGGTTTGTCTTTACTTCGGCGACACCCAACCCTGCGTTTCAAGACCAACTGCAGCAGGCGGGTTTTAAGGTGCAGGAAATCAATTGTCGGAGTGTTGCCCAAGATACACCAGGCTATGCGCTCGTGGCGCAACCTGTGACCTTGGAGTTTGTCCAATTGACACGGGAGCAAACAGCCAGCGATTGGCTCCTGGACCATGCCGAAGTCATCCGCCAGATTCTGCAGGCGGAATCACCGGGGCGGGGGCTGGTGATTCTCAACTCCCTTGCCCAGGTCACCCAGGTAGCGAGGCAGTTAAGGGAGCGTTTGCCGGAGGTGATGGTGCGGGAAATCAGCGGGCGCATGGACCGGCGACAGCGGGCGCAGACCCAGGCGCTTTTGCACCAGGCACAGCAACCAGTACTGGTGGTGGCCACATCGGCGGCCGACGTAGGGGTGGATTTTCGCATCCATTTGCTCATCACCGAGGGGAGTAACAGTGCGACGGTGATTCAACGCCTGGGGCGGGTGGGCCGTCATCCCGGTTTCGGGGTCTATCGCGCCTATGTGTTGATAGCCGGTTCTACGCCCTGGGTGTCGGAACGGCTGCGGCAGCAATGGCAGTCGGAGCAGCCGGTGGCGCGTCCGCACCTGGTGGAGATTATTCGCCAAGCCTTTGATCCGCCGCCCACCTTTCCGGAGTATCAGAGGCGCTGGGGGGCCTTACAGGCGCAGGGGTTGCTCTGGCAGATGAGGCAGGAGCATGGAGCCGTTTTCCAACAGACCTACGAGCGCATGGTGGCAGCTCTCCAGCAGGTTTATGGCCAGCAACTGCAACCCCGGTTGGGGGGCTGGCGCCGGTTAGCCGACCAGGGGGACCTGGGCCGAGCCATCCAGCAGGAGCTATTGCGGTTTCGGGGCGGGACTACCCTGCAGGCAGCGGTGTGGGATGAGCACTCCTTTTACACCTATGACCTGCTGCGGCTATTGCCCTATGTGGACGTCGAACTTTTGACTCGGGAAGACTTTTTGCAGGCGGTGGAATCAGCTGGTTTCAGTCCCCTGGCGTTTCCTCCCGAGGGGATAACCCTTTATCTGCGGGTACGGAAGTGGCGGGAGCAACGTTTGCTGGTGAAATTGCAGTGCCATCAGCCCGCGACCAATTTGCGCACCGGCGAGCTGACGCTATTGACGGGAGTAGCTGTGTCAGGACCTCCCCACGTCCGGGAAATCAGTCAGGTGTTAGCGCGCCAGAAACTGCTAGCTTTCCTGGTGCCCCTGTCGGATCAGCAATCCGCCGACACAGTGCGTCGCCATTTACGGTTGAGCGCCCTATTTGGGCTATACGATTTACAGGACGGGGATGGCTACCGCTACGCCTGTGCCTTTAACCAAGATGCCTTATTATTAGAGGCCCTGAGATCCCGGCTCACACCCTTTTTACGCAACGACCATTCGTCATTGATTTTTTAG